Below is a window of Luteolibacter rhizosphaerae DNA.
GTGTTCTTCTACCTGCCGATCCTCTTCCTCGTCATCAACTCCTTCAACAACTCCCGCTTCGCCTCGAAGTGGACCGGCTTCAGCACCCGCTGGTATGAGCGTCTCTTCGAGCGCACCGATATCCTTGCCGCCCTCGGCAACTCGGTAAAGGTCGCCACCGCCGCCAGCCTCTTCTCGATGATCCCCGGCACCGCCGCCGCCTTCGCCCTCCACCTCTACAAGTCGAAGCTTCAGGATGCCCACCGCCTGCTCGTTACCGTCCCGCTCGTCCTGCCGGACATCCTTATGGGCATGAGCCTGCTGCTGCTTTTCGTCTCCTTCGGCATGAGCCTCAGCCTCGTGACCATCACCGTCGCGCATATCACCTTCTGCCTGAGCTACGTCGCTCTCGTCGTCCAAGCCCGTCTTCAGGACTTCGACTTCAATGTCGTCGAAGCCGCCCAGGATCTCGGCGCCACCAAGGTGCAGGCCTTCATGAAGGTCACCCTGCCCCTCCTCGCTCCCGGCATCCTCGCCGGCGGCCTGCTCGCCTTCACTCTTTCCATCGACGATTACGTCATCACCTACTTCGTCAAGGGCCCTGGCTCCGATACCCTGCCCACTCTCGTCTATTCCATGATCAAGAAGAGCAAGGACCTGCCCGTCATCAACGCCCTCTCCTCGCTCATGCTCATCGTCACCTTCGCGATCGTGTTCGTCTCACAGCGCCTCACCCGACCCGCCGTCTCCTGAGCCATGCCCGTCCGTCTCACCCCCGATCAGCGCAAGAAGGCCATCAACTCCATCGGCCGCTACCTTGAGGAAGAACTCGAACAAGACATCGGCGAAATGCAGGCCGGCTTCCTGCTCGACTACTTCCTCACCGAGATCGCCCCTATCGTCTACAACCAAGGCGTCGCCGATGCCCGCAGCTTCATCGACG
It encodes the following:
- a CDS encoding DUF2164 domain-containing protein, translated to MPVRLTPDQRKKAINSIGRYLEEELEQDIGEMQAGFLLDYFLTEIAPIVYNQGVADARSFIDEKLQDITGTCFEHELTYWTKPPGKGK
- a CDS encoding ABC transporter permease; the encoded protein is MKPSRAPFITLIVVLVFFYLPILFLVINSFNNSRFASKWTGFSTRWYERLFERTDILAALGNSVKVATAASLFSMIPGTAAAFALHLYKSKLQDAHRLLVTVPLVLPDILMGMSLLLLFVSFGMSLSLVTITVAHITFCLSYVALVVQARLQDFDFNVVEAAQDLGATKVQAFMKVTLPLLAPGILAGGLLAFTLSIDDYVITYFVKGPGSDTLPTLVYSMIKKSKDLPVINALSSLMLIVTFAIVFVSQRLTRPAVS